A genomic window from Camelina sativa cultivar DH55 chromosome 2, Cs, whole genome shotgun sequence includes:
- the LOC104723165 gene encoding ABC transporter B family member 14-like isoform X1 — MDNIEPPQPPSNGNIQAEPETMTNEKKKMKKESVTLMGLFGAADHVDCFLMFLGGLGNCIHGGTLPFFFVFFGGMLDSLGNLYKDPKAISSHVSQNALYLVYLGLVNLVSAWIGVACWMQTGERQTRRLRISYLKSILAKDITFFDTETRDSNFIFHISSDAILVQDAIGDKTGHVLRYLCQFIAGFVIGFLSVWQLTLLTLGVVPLIAVAVGGYAIVMSTISEKSEAAYADAGKIAEEVMSQVRTVYAFVGEEKAVKSYSKSLKEAFKISKRSGIAKGLGIGLTFSLLFCAWALLFWYASILVRHGKTNGAKAFTTILNVIYSGFALGQAVPSLSAILKGRVAAANIFKMIGNNNLESSERLDDNGTSLENVAGRIEFHQVSFAYPSRTSMVFENLSVTIHSGKTFAFVGPSGSGKSTIISLMQRFYEPNSGEILLDGNDIKSLKLKWLREQMGLVSQEPALFATTIASNILLGKENASMVQIIEAAKAANADSFIKSLPNGYNTQVGEGGTQLSGGQKQRIAIARAVLRNPKILLLDEATSALDAESEKIVQQALDTVMEKRTTIVIAHRLSTIRNVDKIVVLRNGQIMETGSHSELISRGGDYATLVNCQETEPQENSRSIMSETCKTQAGSSSSRRVSSSRRTSSFREEQEKTEKKSNGGDLSSSSVIWELIKLNAPEWLYALLGSVGAVLAGSQPALFSMGVAYVLITFYSPSPSLIKRQVEKVIVIFVGAGVITTPIYLLQHYFYTLMGERLTSRVRLSLFSAILSNEIGWFDLEENNTGSLTSILSADATLVRSAIADRLSTIVQNISLTVTSLGLAFFYCWRVAAVVTACFPLIITASLTEQLFLKGFGGDYTRAYSRATSLAREAIVNIRTVAAFGAEKQISEQFTSELTKPTKNALLKGHISGFGYGLSQCLAYCSYALGLWYISVLIQRKETNFEDSIKSFMVLLVTAYSVGETLALTPDIVKGTQALGSVFRVLHRESEIPPDQPNSRLVTQVEGDIEFRAVSFAYPTRPEITIFQNLNLWISAGKSLAVVGTSGSGKSTVIGLIMRFYDTTNGKLFIDGQDIKTINLRSLRNKLALVQQEPALFSTTIYENIKYGNENASEAEIMEAAKAANAHEFIIMMEEGYKTHVGDRGVQLSGGQKQRVAIARAVLKDPSVLLLDEATSALDTSSEKLVQEALDRLMKGRTTVLVAHRLSTIRKADMIAVLHKGGVVEKGSHRELVSKSDGVYKQLTSLQEMV, encoded by the exons ATGGATAACATAGAACCACCACAACCACCCTCTAATGGAAATATCCAGGCCGAGCCAGAAACAATGACGAacgagaagaaaaagatgaagaaggaatcaGTTACATTGATGGGTTTGTTTGGTGCAGCAGATCATGTTGATTGCTTTCTAATGTTCCTAGGCGGTTTAGGCAATTGTATTCATGGCGGTACGCTTCCGTTCTTCTTTGTGTTCTTCGGTGGAATGCTAGATTCTCTTGGAAATCTTTATAAAGATCCTAAAGCCATATCTTCCCACGTTTCACAG AATGCTCTCTACTTGGTCTACCTAGGATTGGTCAATTTGGTATCAGCCTGGATCG GTGTTGCTTGTTGGATGCAAACAGGGGAAAGACAAACACGGCGATTGCGTATAAGTTATCTCAAATCAATCCTAGCAAAAGATATTACTTTCTTCGATACAGAAACTAGAGATTCAAACTTCATTTTTCACATCTCAAGCGACGCAATCTTGGTTCAAGATGCAATTGGCGATAAG acCGGCCATGTTTTGCGGTACTTATGTCAGTTCATTGCGGGATTTGTCATCGGTTTTTTGTCGGTATGGCAGCTAACGTTGCTCACATTAGGAGTGGTTCCATTGATAGCAGTTGCAGTAGGAGGCTATGCTATAGTCATGTCTACAATCTCAGAAAAGAGTGAAGCTGCTTATGCTGATGCAGGAAAAATCGCAGAAgag GTTATGTCACAGGTGAGAACAGTGTATGCATTTGTAGGTGAAGAAAAAGCTGTAAAATCTTACTCAAAGTCTCTCAAGGAAGCTTTTAAAATCAGTAAAAGGAGCGGTATTGCTAAAGGTTTAGGAATTGGATTAACATTTAGCCTCTTGTTCTGTGCTTGGGCGTTGCTTTTTTGGTATGCAAGTATTCTTGTGCGCCACGGCAAAACCAACGGTGCAAAAGCCTTCACAACGATCCTCAATGTCATTTACAGTGGATT CGCCTTGGGTCAAGCCGTGCCTAGCTTATCCGCAATTTTGAAAGGCAGAGTTGCTGctgcaaatatttttaaaatgataggAAACAACAATCTTGAAAGTTCTGAGAGATTAGACGACAATGGAACATCATTGGAAAATGTAGCTGGGAGGATTGAGTTTCATCAAGTCTCTTTCGCATATCCTTCTAGAACAAGCATGGTTTTTGAGAATCTTAGTGTCACAATACATTCAGGCAAGACTTTTGCATTTGTCGGTCCAAGTGGTTCAGGGAAAAGCACAATCATATCATTGATGCAACGGTTCTATGAACCTAACTCAGGGGAGATTCTCTTGGATGGAAATGACATCAAGAGCCTAAAGCTTAAATGGTTGAGAGAACAGATGGGATTAGTGAGTCAAGAACCAGCATTATTCGCCACAACCATAGCTTCCAACATTCTTCTTGGTAAAGAGAACGCAAGTATGGTTCAGATCATAGAAGCTGCTAAAGCAGCCAACGCAGATTCTTTCATTAAATCATTACCCAATGGTTACAATACTCAG GTTGGAGAAGGAGGAACTCAGCTCTCAGGAggacaaaaacagaggattgcAATTGCTCGAGCAGTTCTAAGAAATCCAAAgatattacttttagatgaagCAACAAGTGCTCTTGATGCCGAATCAGAGAAGATTGTTCAGCAAGCACTTGACACAGTCATggaaaaaagaacaacaatCGTCATTGCACATAGATTATCCACCATTAGAAATGTTGACAAGATTGTTGTATTGAGAAATGGTCAGATTATGGAAACCGGTAGCCACTCAGAACTTATATCAAGAGGAGGAGATTACGCAACTCTTGTGAATTGCCAAGAGACAGAACCTCAAGAAAACTCGAGATCAATTATGTCTGAAACTTGTAAAACACAAGCTGGATCTTCTAGTTCAAGAAGAGTTTCTAGCTCAAGGAGGACTTCAAGCTTTAGGGAAGAACAAGAGAAgactgaaaaaaaatcaaatggcGGAGATTTAAGCTCGTCTTCAGTGATATGGGAACTTATAAAGTTGAATGCTCCAGAATGGCTTTATGCATTACTTGGCTCAGTCGGTGCAGTTCTTGCTGGATCACAACCGGCACTATTCTCGATGGGGGTTGCTTATGTGTTAATCACGTTTTATTCGCCTTCTCCTAGTCTGATCAAGCGACAAGTCGAAAAGGTAATTGTTATCTTTGTTGGAGCTGGAGTAATAACTACTCCTATATATCTCCTCCAACATTACTTCTATACACTTATGGGAGAGCGTCTTACTTCACGGGTTCGCTTATCCTTGTTTTCAG CTATCCTTTCGAATGAAATCGGGTGGTTTGATCTCGAAGAAAATAACACTGGATCACTCACTTCAATCTTATCTGCTGATGCAACCTTGGTGAGGAGTGCTATAGCGGATCGCCTCTCAACAATAGTTCAGAACATATCTCTTACAGTCACATCCTTAGGACTTGCCTTTTTCTACTGTTGGCGTGTTGCAGCCGTAGTAACTGCTTGTTTCCCTCTTATCATTACCGCTTCTCTTACCGAG CAATTGTTTCTAAAAGGCTTTGGAGGAGATTACACAAGGGCTTACTCTAGGGCAACTTCATTGGCGCGTGAAGCCATTGTGAATATAAGAACTGTAGCTGCATTTGGTGCTGAAAAGCAAATCTCAGAACAGTTTACTAGCGAGCTAACCAAACCCACCAAGAATGCCTTACTCAAAGGTCATATCTCTGGATTTGGATACGGTTTATCTCAATGTCTCGCCTACTGTTCCTACGCACTTGGTCTCTGGTACATTTCAGTTTTGATTCAGCGGAAGGAGACAAACTTTGAGGATAGTATCAAATCTTTCATGGTATTGCTCGTCACAGCTTACTCAGTAGGAGAAACGCTTGCGTTAACCCCAGATATCGTGAAGGGCACTCAAGCACTCGGTTCTGTTTTTAGGGTACTACATAGAGAGAGTGAAATACCTCCGGACCAGCCTAACTCAAGATTGGTCACTCAGGTTGAAGGAGATATAGAGTTCAGAGCCGTGAGCTTCGCCTATCCCACGAGACCCGAAATCaccatttttcaaaatcttaatCTCTGGATTTCGGCGGGAAAAAGTCTTGCGGTCGTGGGAACTAGTGGTTCAGGAAAAAGCACAGTGATCGGACTGATCATGAGATTCTATGATACGACCAACGGAAAACTCTTTATCGATGGGCAagatataaaaactataaatctACGTAGCTTGCGCAACAAGCTAGCATTAGTCCAGCAAGAACCAGCTCTGTTTTCAACAACCATATACGAAAACATCAAGTATGGGAACGAGAACGCGTCGGAGGCAGAAATCATGGAAGCCGCAAAAGCCGCGAATGCCCACGAGTTCATAATCATGATGGAAGAAGGATACAAGACGCACGTGGGTGATAGGGGAGTGCAGTTATCAGGTGGTCAGAAACAAAGAGTGGCTATCGCGAGGGCTGTTTTAAAGGATCCTTCAGTGCTTCTCCTTGATGAAGCAACAAGTGCTTTGGACACGAGCTCGGAGAAACTGGTGCAAGAGGCACTAGACAGGCTGATGAAGGGACGAACCACAGTGTTAGTGGCTCACAGGCTCTCGACCATAAGGAAAGCAGACATGATTGCTGTGTTACATAAGGGAGGAGTTGTGGAGAAGGGAAGTCATAGAGAGCTTGTTTCCAAATCTGATGGGGTTTATAAGCAATTGACGAGTCTTCAAGAAATGGTGTGA
- the LOC104723165 gene encoding ABC transporter B family member 14-like isoform X2 has protein sequence MANALYLVYLGLVNLVSAWIGVACWMQTGERQTRRLRISYLKSILAKDITFFDTETRDSNFIFHISSDAILVQDAIGDKTGHVLRYLCQFIAGFVIGFLSVWQLTLLTLGVVPLIAVAVGGYAIVMSTISEKSEAAYADAGKIAEEVMSQVRTVYAFVGEEKAVKSYSKSLKEAFKISKRSGIAKGLGIGLTFSLLFCAWALLFWYASILVRHGKTNGAKAFTTILNVIYSGFALGQAVPSLSAILKGRVAAANIFKMIGNNNLESSERLDDNGTSLENVAGRIEFHQVSFAYPSRTSMVFENLSVTIHSGKTFAFVGPSGSGKSTIISLMQRFYEPNSGEILLDGNDIKSLKLKWLREQMGLVSQEPALFATTIASNILLGKENASMVQIIEAAKAANADSFIKSLPNGYNTQVGEGGTQLSGGQKQRIAIARAVLRNPKILLLDEATSALDAESEKIVQQALDTVMEKRTTIVIAHRLSTIRNVDKIVVLRNGQIMETGSHSELISRGGDYATLVNCQETEPQENSRSIMSETCKTQAGSSSSRRVSSSRRTSSFREEQEKTEKKSNGGDLSSSSVIWELIKLNAPEWLYALLGSVGAVLAGSQPALFSMGVAYVLITFYSPSPSLIKRQVEKVIVIFVGAGVITTPIYLLQHYFYTLMGERLTSRVRLSLFSAILSNEIGWFDLEENNTGSLTSILSADATLVRSAIADRLSTIVQNISLTVTSLGLAFFYCWRVAAVVTACFPLIITASLTEQLFLKGFGGDYTRAYSRATSLAREAIVNIRTVAAFGAEKQISEQFTSELTKPTKNALLKGHISGFGYGLSQCLAYCSYALGLWYISVLIQRKETNFEDSIKSFMVLLVTAYSVGETLALTPDIVKGTQALGSVFRVLHRESEIPPDQPNSRLVTQVEGDIEFRAVSFAYPTRPEITIFQNLNLWISAGKSLAVVGTSGSGKSTVIGLIMRFYDTTNGKLFIDGQDIKTINLRSLRNKLALVQQEPALFSTTIYENIKYGNENASEAEIMEAAKAANAHEFIIMMEEGYKTHVGDRGVQLSGGQKQRVAIARAVLKDPSVLLLDEATSALDTSSEKLVQEALDRLMKGRTTVLVAHRLSTIRKADMIAVLHKGGVVEKGSHRELVSKSDGVYKQLTSLQEMV, from the exons ATGGCG AATGCTCTCTACTTGGTCTACCTAGGATTGGTCAATTTGGTATCAGCCTGGATCG GTGTTGCTTGTTGGATGCAAACAGGGGAAAGACAAACACGGCGATTGCGTATAAGTTATCTCAAATCAATCCTAGCAAAAGATATTACTTTCTTCGATACAGAAACTAGAGATTCAAACTTCATTTTTCACATCTCAAGCGACGCAATCTTGGTTCAAGATGCAATTGGCGATAAG acCGGCCATGTTTTGCGGTACTTATGTCAGTTCATTGCGGGATTTGTCATCGGTTTTTTGTCGGTATGGCAGCTAACGTTGCTCACATTAGGAGTGGTTCCATTGATAGCAGTTGCAGTAGGAGGCTATGCTATAGTCATGTCTACAATCTCAGAAAAGAGTGAAGCTGCTTATGCTGATGCAGGAAAAATCGCAGAAgag GTTATGTCACAGGTGAGAACAGTGTATGCATTTGTAGGTGAAGAAAAAGCTGTAAAATCTTACTCAAAGTCTCTCAAGGAAGCTTTTAAAATCAGTAAAAGGAGCGGTATTGCTAAAGGTTTAGGAATTGGATTAACATTTAGCCTCTTGTTCTGTGCTTGGGCGTTGCTTTTTTGGTATGCAAGTATTCTTGTGCGCCACGGCAAAACCAACGGTGCAAAAGCCTTCACAACGATCCTCAATGTCATTTACAGTGGATT CGCCTTGGGTCAAGCCGTGCCTAGCTTATCCGCAATTTTGAAAGGCAGAGTTGCTGctgcaaatatttttaaaatgataggAAACAACAATCTTGAAAGTTCTGAGAGATTAGACGACAATGGAACATCATTGGAAAATGTAGCTGGGAGGATTGAGTTTCATCAAGTCTCTTTCGCATATCCTTCTAGAACAAGCATGGTTTTTGAGAATCTTAGTGTCACAATACATTCAGGCAAGACTTTTGCATTTGTCGGTCCAAGTGGTTCAGGGAAAAGCACAATCATATCATTGATGCAACGGTTCTATGAACCTAACTCAGGGGAGATTCTCTTGGATGGAAATGACATCAAGAGCCTAAAGCTTAAATGGTTGAGAGAACAGATGGGATTAGTGAGTCAAGAACCAGCATTATTCGCCACAACCATAGCTTCCAACATTCTTCTTGGTAAAGAGAACGCAAGTATGGTTCAGATCATAGAAGCTGCTAAAGCAGCCAACGCAGATTCTTTCATTAAATCATTACCCAATGGTTACAATACTCAG GTTGGAGAAGGAGGAACTCAGCTCTCAGGAggacaaaaacagaggattgcAATTGCTCGAGCAGTTCTAAGAAATCCAAAgatattacttttagatgaagCAACAAGTGCTCTTGATGCCGAATCAGAGAAGATTGTTCAGCAAGCACTTGACACAGTCATggaaaaaagaacaacaatCGTCATTGCACATAGATTATCCACCATTAGAAATGTTGACAAGATTGTTGTATTGAGAAATGGTCAGATTATGGAAACCGGTAGCCACTCAGAACTTATATCAAGAGGAGGAGATTACGCAACTCTTGTGAATTGCCAAGAGACAGAACCTCAAGAAAACTCGAGATCAATTATGTCTGAAACTTGTAAAACACAAGCTGGATCTTCTAGTTCAAGAAGAGTTTCTAGCTCAAGGAGGACTTCAAGCTTTAGGGAAGAACAAGAGAAgactgaaaaaaaatcaaatggcGGAGATTTAAGCTCGTCTTCAGTGATATGGGAACTTATAAAGTTGAATGCTCCAGAATGGCTTTATGCATTACTTGGCTCAGTCGGTGCAGTTCTTGCTGGATCACAACCGGCACTATTCTCGATGGGGGTTGCTTATGTGTTAATCACGTTTTATTCGCCTTCTCCTAGTCTGATCAAGCGACAAGTCGAAAAGGTAATTGTTATCTTTGTTGGAGCTGGAGTAATAACTACTCCTATATATCTCCTCCAACATTACTTCTATACACTTATGGGAGAGCGTCTTACTTCACGGGTTCGCTTATCCTTGTTTTCAG CTATCCTTTCGAATGAAATCGGGTGGTTTGATCTCGAAGAAAATAACACTGGATCACTCACTTCAATCTTATCTGCTGATGCAACCTTGGTGAGGAGTGCTATAGCGGATCGCCTCTCAACAATAGTTCAGAACATATCTCTTACAGTCACATCCTTAGGACTTGCCTTTTTCTACTGTTGGCGTGTTGCAGCCGTAGTAACTGCTTGTTTCCCTCTTATCATTACCGCTTCTCTTACCGAG CAATTGTTTCTAAAAGGCTTTGGAGGAGATTACACAAGGGCTTACTCTAGGGCAACTTCATTGGCGCGTGAAGCCATTGTGAATATAAGAACTGTAGCTGCATTTGGTGCTGAAAAGCAAATCTCAGAACAGTTTACTAGCGAGCTAACCAAACCCACCAAGAATGCCTTACTCAAAGGTCATATCTCTGGATTTGGATACGGTTTATCTCAATGTCTCGCCTACTGTTCCTACGCACTTGGTCTCTGGTACATTTCAGTTTTGATTCAGCGGAAGGAGACAAACTTTGAGGATAGTATCAAATCTTTCATGGTATTGCTCGTCACAGCTTACTCAGTAGGAGAAACGCTTGCGTTAACCCCAGATATCGTGAAGGGCACTCAAGCACTCGGTTCTGTTTTTAGGGTACTACATAGAGAGAGTGAAATACCTCCGGACCAGCCTAACTCAAGATTGGTCACTCAGGTTGAAGGAGATATAGAGTTCAGAGCCGTGAGCTTCGCCTATCCCACGAGACCCGAAATCaccatttttcaaaatcttaatCTCTGGATTTCGGCGGGAAAAAGTCTTGCGGTCGTGGGAACTAGTGGTTCAGGAAAAAGCACAGTGATCGGACTGATCATGAGATTCTATGATACGACCAACGGAAAACTCTTTATCGATGGGCAagatataaaaactataaatctACGTAGCTTGCGCAACAAGCTAGCATTAGTCCAGCAAGAACCAGCTCTGTTTTCAACAACCATATACGAAAACATCAAGTATGGGAACGAGAACGCGTCGGAGGCAGAAATCATGGAAGCCGCAAAAGCCGCGAATGCCCACGAGTTCATAATCATGATGGAAGAAGGATACAAGACGCACGTGGGTGATAGGGGAGTGCAGTTATCAGGTGGTCAGAAACAAAGAGTGGCTATCGCGAGGGCTGTTTTAAAGGATCCTTCAGTGCTTCTCCTTGATGAAGCAACAAGTGCTTTGGACACGAGCTCGGAGAAACTGGTGCAAGAGGCACTAGACAGGCTGATGAAGGGACGAACCACAGTGTTAGTGGCTCACAGGCTCTCGACCATAAGGAAAGCAGACATGATTGCTGTGTTACATAAGGGAGGAGTTGTGGAGAAGGGAAGTCATAGAGAGCTTGTTTCCAAATCTGATGGGGTTTATAAGCAATTGACGAGTCTTCAAGAAATGGTGTGA